The genomic DNA AAGCACACCCCGGTCTCGGCCAACCAGCGTGGCGCGTCCTCGGGCGGCATCGTCACCCAGGAAGCCCCGATCCACGTGTCGAACGTGATGGTCATCGATTCCGACGGCAAGCCGACCCGCGTCGCGATCCGTCGTGACGAGGAGACGGGCAAGAACGTCCGCATCGCCAAGACCAACGGCAAGGACATCTGAGAGACATGACCACAGTAGAGAGCAACGAGAAGGTTCAGCCCCGGCTGAAGCAGCGCTACCGCGACGAGATCAAGGGCGCGCTGAACACCCAGTTCGAGTACGCCAACGTCATGCAGATCCCCGGCGTGGTGAAGGTCATCGTCAACATGGGTGTCGGTGACGCCGCCCGCGACGCCAAGCTGATCAACGGCGCCGTCAACGACCTGGCGCTGATCACCGGCCAGAAGCCCGAGATCCGCAAGGCCCGCAAGTCCATCGCCCAGTTCAAGCTGCGCGAAGGCATGCCGATCGGTGCGCGCGTCACGCTGCGTGGCGACCGGATGTGGGAGTTCCTGGACCGGCTGATCTCGATCGCCCTGCCGCGTATCCGCGACTTCCGTGGCCTGAGCCCCAAGCAGTTCGACGGGACCGGCAACTACACGTTCGGCCTCAACGAGCAGTCGATGTTCCACGAGATCGACGTCGACTCCATCGACCGCCCCCGCGGCATGGACATCACCGTCGTCACCTCGGCGACCAACGACGACGAGGGGCGTGCGCTGCTGCGGGCCCTCGGTTTCCCGTTCAAGGAGAACTGAGCAGATGGCAAAGAAAGCTCTGGTCAACAAGGCCAACAAGAAGCCCAAGTTCGCGGTGCGCGCCTACACGCGGTGCAACAGGTGCGGTCGCCCGCACGCGGTCTACCGCAAGTTCGGACTCTGCCGGATCTGCCTGCGTGAGATGGCTCATGCGGGCGAGCTGCCCGGTGTGCAGAAGT from Mycolicibacterium tokaiense includes the following:
- the rplX gene encoding 50S ribosomal protein L24 — protein: MKVRKGDTVLVISGKDKGAKGKVLVAYPDRERVLVEGVNRIKKHTPVSANQRGASSGGIVTQEAPIHVSNVMVIDSDGKPTRVAIRRDEETGKNVRIAKTNGKDI
- the rplE gene encoding 50S ribosomal protein L5, with product MTTVESNEKVQPRLKQRYRDEIKGALNTQFEYANVMQIPGVVKVIVNMGVGDAARDAKLINGAVNDLALITGQKPEIRKARKSIAQFKLREGMPIGARVTLRGDRMWEFLDRLISIALPRIRDFRGLSPKQFDGTGNYTFGLNEQSMFHEIDVDSIDRPRGMDITVVTSATNDDEGRALLRALGFPFKEN
- a CDS encoding type Z 30S ribosomal protein S14 is translated as MAKKALVNKANKKPKFAVRAYTRCNRCGRPHAVYRKFGLCRICLREMAHAGELPGVQKSSW